A region from the Caldisalinibacter kiritimatiensis genome encodes:
- the iadA gene encoding beta-aspartyl-peptidase, which produces MLKLIKNGEVYNPDYIGKKDILITGNKIGYVADDISVPKDFVDIEVIDAKGKFVVPGFIDSHVHICGGGGEGSFKTRTPEIQLTDITIGGVTTVIGVLGTDGTTRTMSNLLAKARGLEEEGITCYVHTGSYQIPVRTITGSVQDDIILIDKIIGVGEIALADHRSSQPIWEDVAKLAAAARVGGMLSGKAGVVNIHMGDSKDTLNILYEVIENTEIPITQFMPTHMNRNPYLFEDAIEYAKKGGYVDFTTSTTDKFLEEGEVKCGTAIKTMLENGVSINNITLTSDGQGSLPDFNEDGEYIGLQVGKVTSLYEAVRAGILEDGLKIEDAIKVITSNPANILKLHNKGYIKENKDADIVLLDKDDLSIDTVIALGKVMIRNKQVFVKGTFE; this is translated from the coding sequence ATGTTAAAGTTGATTAAGAATGGTGAAGTATATAATCCAGATTATATAGGAAAAAAAGATATACTAATTACAGGAAATAAAATAGGGTATGTTGCAGATGATATTAGCGTACCAAAAGACTTTGTAGACATAGAGGTTATTGATGCTAAAGGTAAATTTGTTGTACCAGGTTTTATTGATTCCCATGTTCATATATGCGGAGGTGGGGGTGAAGGAAGTTTTAAAACAAGGACTCCAGAAATACAGTTAACTGATATAACAATTGGAGGAGTTACTACAGTTATTGGAGTTTTAGGTACTGATGGAACAACAAGAACTATGTCTAATTTATTGGCAAAGGCTAGAGGGTTAGAAGAGGAAGGTATTACATGCTATGTACATACAGGTTCATATCAAATCCCAGTGAGAACAATAACAGGTAGTGTACAGGATGATATCATTTTAATAGATAAAATAATAGGTGTTGGAGAGATTGCTTTAGCTGACCATAGGTCATCTCAACCGATTTGGGAAGATGTAGCTAAGCTAGCAGCTGCTGCAAGAGTAGGTGGAATGTTATCAGGAAAAGCAGGAGTGGTAAATATTCATATGGGAGACAGTAAAGATACATTAAATATTTTATATGAAGTTATAGAAAATACAGAAATACCTATAACTCAGTTTATGCCAACTCATATGAACAGAAACCCATATTTATTTGAAGATGCAATAGAATATGCAAAAAAAGGTGGCTATGTAGATTTTACAACTAGCACTACAGATAAGTTTTTAGAAGAAGGAGAAGTTAAGTGTGGTACTGCAATAAAAACAATGTTAGAAAACGGAGTATCAATTAACAACATTACATTAACCTCAGATGGACAGGGAAGCTTACCAGACTTTAATGAAGATGGAGAATATATAGGACTTCAAGTAGGTAAAGTTACATCATTATATGAAGCTGTAAGAGCAGGTATATTGGAAGATGGATTGAAAATAGAGGATGCCATTAAGGTTATAACCTCAAATCCAGCTAACATATTAAAGCTACATAATAAAGGATATATTAAAGAGAATAAAGACGCAGATATAGTATTACTTGATAAAGATGATTTAAGTATTGATACAGTAATAGCATTAGGTAAGGTAATGATAAGGAATAAACAGGTATTTGTTAAAGGGACCTTTGAATAA
- a CDS encoding sigma 54-interacting transcriptional regulator, whose product MKSITLVTGSEMTRKVLVAQLKEYLYDIADIKSYAIDEGIDHVISDELVILSSYLVKEELIEANLLDTNCEMIVSERTLSYDHIDQIVLLPRNTEVLFVNDVKETVYEGIEILKDLGIDYIKYIPYYPGKKEPVKKVDIAITPGEADKVPKFVKKVYDIGPRLMDFITITKILNKLGILDQKAGQFSQKYLQKIIDMSKRIALSTNEISDLNEHLSLVINGLNDGLLVYDVNGIISVFNENLKKILNLAYPKVIGRSIKDVIYNKKLLTFLMNKELEEERVIDIDGVEVVVNKFQLPENNSIVATFKNAKETIEKSNKLRRELINRGYFAKYSFDDIIGKSFKINRVKGIAKKLAKSDLTILIEGESGTGKELFASAIHNESRRKQGPFLAVNFSALPDELIESELFGYEEGAFTGAKKGGKAGLFEQADGGTIFLDEIGDISMKVQTRLLRVLQEKEVMRIGGTEIKSVDVRVIAATNKDLVNMVNERKFREDLYYRLKMGYLKIPPLRERKEDLIELMNYFIKIETTENIKISDEVIKELLKYDWYGNVRELKNTLSYMLAVREGNTLTLKDIPDRGFFKRELKDIQRDSILNQEELTDELKFILEKIYQFSKKGEIVGREKLAKETKYTKYEMTKYQMRSRLNKLERMGLIIKKKGKHGTILSNKGEEVIMGLMT is encoded by the coding sequence ATGAAGAGTATAACTCTTGTTACTGGTAGTGAGATGACGAGAAAAGTTTTAGTTGCTCAATTAAAGGAATACTTATATGATATAGCAGATATTAAAAGCTACGCTATTGACGAAGGGATAGACCATGTGATATCTGATGAATTGGTGATATTATCTAGTTATTTAGTAAAGGAAGAGCTTATAGAAGCTAATTTATTAGATACAAATTGTGAAATGATTGTGTCAGAGAGGACACTAAGCTATGACCACATCGACCAGATTGTTTTACTTCCTAGAAATACTGAAGTTTTATTTGTAAATGATGTAAAAGAAACTGTATATGAAGGAATAGAGATATTAAAAGATTTAGGTATTGATTATATAAAGTATATACCTTATTACCCAGGAAAAAAAGAACCAGTAAAAAAAGTAGATATAGCTATAACTCCTGGAGAAGCAGATAAAGTACCTAAATTTGTTAAAAAGGTCTATGATATAGGCCCTAGATTAATGGACTTTATTACAATTACAAAGATATTAAATAAATTAGGAATCTTAGACCAAAAAGCAGGACAGTTTTCACAAAAATATCTTCAAAAGATTATAGATATGTCTAAAAGAATAGCTTTATCGACTAATGAAATTTCAGATTTAAATGAGCATTTAAGCTTAGTTATAAACGGACTAAATGATGGATTACTAGTGTATGATGTTAATGGAATTATAAGTGTTTTTAATGAAAATTTAAAGAAGATTCTGAACTTAGCTTATCCTAAAGTAATAGGAAGAAGTATAAAAGATGTCATATATAATAAAAAACTATTAACATTTTTGATGAATAAAGAACTAGAAGAAGAAAGAGTTATTGACATTGATGGAGTAGAAGTAGTAGTAAATAAGTTTCAACTTCCTGAAAACAATTCAATAGTAGCTACATTTAAAAATGCAAAGGAGACAATAGAAAAGAGTAATAAACTTAGAAGGGAATTAATAAATCGAGGCTATTTTGCTAAGTATTCTTTTGATGACATAATAGGTAAGAGTTTTAAGATTAATAGAGTAAAGGGTATTGCTAAAAAATTAGCTAAATCAGATTTGACTATTCTAATTGAAGGTGAAAGTGGAACGGGTAAGGAGTTATTTGCCAGTGCTATACATAATGAATCAAGGCGTAAACAAGGACCATTTTTAGCTGTAAATTTTAGTGCATTACCTGATGAGCTTATTGAAAGTGAATTGTTTGGCTATGAAGAGGGTGCATTTACAGGAGCTAAAAAAGGGGGAAAAGCAGGATTATTTGAACAAGCCGACGGAGGAACTATATTTTTAGACGAAATAGGAGATATATCTATGAAAGTACAGACTAGATTATTGAGGGTTTTACAAGAAAAAGAAGTTATGAGAATAGGAGGTACAGAAATAAAGTCTGTAGATGTACGAGTAATAGCAGCTACTAATAAAGATTTAGTCAATATGGTGAACGAGAGAAAATTTAGAGAAGACTTATATTATAGACTTAAAATGGGCTATTTGAAGATACCGCCTTTAAGAGAAAGAAAAGAAGATTTAATTGAATTAATGAATTATTTTATTAAAATTGAAACAACTGAAAATATAAAAATTAGTGATGAAGTAATAAAAGAACTTCTAAAATATGATTGGTACGGAAATGTACGTGAGTTAAAGAATACTTTAAGTTATATGTTGGCTGTAAGAGAAGGAAATACTTTAACATTAAAAGATATACCAGATAGAGGATTTTTTAAAAGAGAATTAAAGGATATACAAAGGGATAGTATATTAAATCAAGAAGAATTAACAGATGAGCTTAAGTTCATATTAGAAAAAATATATCAGTTTAGTAAAAAAGGAGAAATTGTAGGTAGAGAAAAGCTTGCAAAGGAAACTAAATATACAAAGTATGAAATGACTAAATATCAAATGAGAAGTAGATTGAATAAACTTGAAAGAATGGGATTGATTATTAAGAAAAAGGGTAAACACGGAACCATTTTAAGTAATAAGGGAGAAGAGGTTATAATGGGTTTAATGACATAG